A genomic region of Streptomyces rimosus contains the following coding sequences:
- a CDS encoding STAS domain-containing protein codes for MTAARPAQYHLLALPDGSCETVSCLASVIRCGATAPTVILDVSAVERLSIDALAVLVRKAMRLHSVGGELLLAGPCPAVRKVIERTGTGPLLPVFADTTAAVRALAEDSRAWQRMDLTPGRSALFAEPLSPPPSL; via the coding sequence ATGACGGCGGCACGGCCTGCTCAGTACCATCTGCTGGCCCTTCCTGACGGGTCGTGCGAGACAGTCAGCTGTCTGGCCTCCGTCATCCGGTGCGGCGCGACAGCACCCACGGTAATTCTTGATGTGTCGGCGGTGGAGCGGCTGAGTATCGATGCCCTGGCCGTTTTGGTCCGCAAGGCCATGCGCCTGCACTCGGTCGGCGGTGAACTGCTGCTGGCCGGGCCCTGCCCCGCCGTACGCAAGGTCATCGAACGGACGGGGACCGGTCCGCTGCTGCCCGTTTTCGCCGACACCACTGCCGCGGTCCGCGCGCTGGCCGAAGACAGCCGCGCCTGGCAGCGGATGGACCTGACCCCCGGACGCAGTGCGCTCTTCGCCGAGCCATTGTCACCGCCACCATCACTGTGA
- a CDS encoding chaplin, which yields MLTGAAAGAHAGSGAAAAPGVLAGNLLQAPVHLPMNLCDNTVTAISLFNLALGNHCANTGGRHHPPGHQPSGNHQPPAHVSQRPCLRPGGKGRVGGQAVPVPVLASTGSDGLGASVAASGALLLGAWHSCAAAGARAPGPVPPALRPAAPGSFWSGSRQSRGLRPGAVPSRHTGPAHGGVGCQARTRSTVRHDHRLSLHGARAVLWREQRSATAAGHVPLRFFTR from the coding sequence ATGCTGACCGGCGCGGCGGCAGGCGCGCACGCCGGCTCCGGCGCCGCGGCCGCCCCCGGCGTCCTCGCGGGCAATCTGCTCCAGGCCCCGGTCCACCTGCCGATGAACCTGTGCGACAACACCGTCACCGCCATCAGCCTGTTCAACCTCGCCCTCGGCAACCACTGCGCCAACACCGGCGGTCGCCACCACCCGCCTGGCCACCAGCCGTCAGGGAATCACCAGCCTCCCGCTCACGTGTCCCAGCGGCCGTGTCTCCGGCCCGGCGGCAAGGGCCGGGTGGGCGGGCAGGCCGTCCCAGTTCCGGTGCTGGCCAGCACCGGCAGCGACGGTCTTGGTGCCTCGGTGGCCGCGAGCGGCGCGCTGCTGCTCGGCGCGTGGCATTCGTGCGCCGCAGCCGGAGCTCGCGCGCCTGGCCCCGTCCCTCCGGCACTACGACCAGCCGCACCTGGAAGCTTTTGGAGCGGGAGCCGCCAGTCCCGAGGACTCCGGCCTGGCGCCGTGCCCAGTCGGCACACCGGACCGGCGCACGGCGGGGTTGGGTGCCAGGCCCGAACGCGCTCCACGGTGCGCCATGATCACCGGCTTTCCCTTCACGGTGCCCGAGCGGTCTTGTGGAGGGAGCAACGAAGCGCCACCGCGGCCGGTCATGTACCGTTGCGGTTCTTCACCCGGTGA
- a CDS encoding GAF and ANTAR domain-containing protein → MPVPPLTSAGRDGPNGSSREARVSAALIDLADTLVADFDAAAFLYRVTEHCTALLDIDDAGLMLAAAPGSLRLIAATSEAARTVELFELDASEGPCHTAFHTSTTVEHTFSATATPRWPRFSTHAHRAGYTSIHATPVLRRSNTLGVLNLFRRAPGRLPIEDRDTARALADITAISLLLQSTLEEHRTVQDQLQHALNNRNIIEQAKGFLTARHPTDPDTAFHRIRTHARHHHLRLTDLSRDIVNGTVTLPPPPDDMATA, encoded by the coding sequence ATGCCCGTACCGCCCTTAACGTCAGCTGGCCGCGACGGCCCGAACGGCTCGTCACGAGAGGCACGGGTTTCCGCCGCGCTGATCGACCTCGCCGACACCCTCGTCGCCGACTTCGATGCGGCCGCCTTCCTCTACCGCGTCACCGAACACTGCACCGCCCTCCTCGACATCGACGACGCCGGCCTGATGCTCGCGGCCGCACCCGGGTCCCTGCGCCTGATCGCCGCCACCTCCGAAGCCGCCCGCACCGTCGAACTCTTCGAACTCGACGCCAGCGAAGGCCCCTGCCATACCGCCTTCCACACCTCCACCACCGTAGAGCACACCTTCTCCGCCACCGCGACCCCGCGCTGGCCCCGCTTCAGCACCCACGCCCACCGTGCCGGCTACACCTCCATCCACGCCACCCCCGTCCTGCGGCGCAGCAACACCCTCGGCGTGCTCAACCTCTTTCGCCGCGCCCCCGGCCGACTGCCGATAGAAGACCGGGACACCGCCCGGGCCTTGGCCGACATCACCGCCATCTCCCTGCTGCTGCAGAGCACCCTCGAAGAGCACCGCACCGTGCAGGACCAGCTCCAGCACGCCCTGAACAACCGCAACATCATCGAGCAGGCCAAAGGATTCCTCACCGCCCGCCACCCCACCGACCCCGACACCGCCTTCCACCGGATACGCACTCACGCCCGCCACCACCATCTGCGCCTGACCGACCTCTCCCGCGACATCGTCAACGGCACCGTCACCCTTCCCCCCCCACCCGACGACATGGCGACCGCGTGA
- a CDS encoding 2'-5' RNA ligase family protein, with product MTRHTDARPPMADHWWWRPGWQPGTRFLTFHFTFQNAPEVHRLAAAYRTALADVAGLDLVPDRWLHLTTQGLGFADTVPDDEVRAVLAAAATRLAALPPFDLTLHRPETTPEAIRWEATPTAPPAAVRTALRDAIRTVRGTVDEPDGFTPHISIAYSNTTGPAGPVQAALDTVDASPATTHIDHVDLVRLNRDRHMYEWDAHTPLPLGQ from the coding sequence ATGACCCGACACACCGACGCGCGCCCGCCGATGGCCGACCACTGGTGGTGGCGCCCCGGCTGGCAGCCCGGCACCCGCTTCCTGACCTTCCACTTCACCTTCCAGAACGCTCCCGAGGTCCACCGCCTGGCAGCCGCCTACCGCACGGCGCTCGCCGACGTCGCCGGGCTCGACCTCGTACCCGACCGCTGGCTGCACCTGACCACCCAGGGACTCGGCTTCGCCGACACCGTCCCCGACGACGAGGTCCGGGCCGTCCTCGCCGCGGCCGCCACCCGGCTCGCCGCACTGCCTCCGTTCGACCTCACCCTGCACCGCCCCGAGACCACCCCCGAGGCCATCCGCTGGGAAGCCACCCCCACCGCCCCGCCGGCCGCCGTACGCACCGCGCTACGCGACGCCATCCGCACCGTCCGCGGCACCGTCGACGAACCCGACGGCTTCACCCCACACATCTCCATCGCCTACAGCAACACCACCGGCCCCGCCGGCCCCGTCCAGGCCGCTCTCGACACCGTGGATGCATCCCCGGCCACCACGCACATCGACCACGTCGACCTGGTCCGCCTCAACCGCGACCGGCACATGTACGAGTGGGACGCCCACACCCCGCTCCCGCTCGGTCAGTAG
- a CDS encoding GAF and ANTAR domain-containing protein codes for MRYIREAARGRDEAAVPQQLCAAVGRGLPGDEVSLCLFTGQTCCQVLAVSEAAILRVEEVQYETWEGPGIEAAATGRPVLYPNLAKNPTPYPFFGPRLREELGPLGALYAFPLTVDRHVLGTATCLRYGPLFLAPVQLVEAAHVTAAAAEAVADRCLPHLGATSKLPWHSAALIDEHWTSTYRAVGAVASVLEIPVHEALARLRARAFATGCPLPALARAILAQLSNGPEA; via the coding sequence GTGAGATACATCCGTGAGGCCGCGCGCGGGCGGGACGAGGCCGCTGTCCCGCAGCAGCTGTGCGCCGCGGTCGGCCGTGGCCTGCCGGGGGACGAGGTCTCCTTGTGCCTGTTCACCGGGCAGACCTGCTGTCAGGTCCTCGCGGTCTCCGAGGCGGCCATCTTGCGGGTGGAGGAGGTGCAGTACGAGACCTGGGAGGGCCCCGGCATCGAGGCCGCCGCTACCGGCCGCCCTGTGCTGTATCCGAACCTGGCGAAGAACCCGACGCCGTACCCCTTCTTCGGGCCCCGGCTGCGCGAAGAACTCGGCCCCCTCGGCGCCCTGTACGCCTTCCCCCTCACGGTCGACCGGCATGTGCTCGGAACCGCCACCTGCCTGCGCTATGGCCCCCTGTTCCTCGCCCCGGTCCAGCTCGTTGAGGCAGCGCACGTGACCGCCGCGGCAGCCGAAGCCGTCGCCGACCGGTGCCTGCCCCACCTGGGCGCCACCTCCAAGCTGCCCTGGCACTCGGCCGCGCTGATCGACGAGCACTGGACCTCCACCTACCGTGCAGTCGGCGCCGTCGCCAGCGTCCTGGAGATCCCTGTCCACGAAGCCCTGGCCCGCCTGCGCGCCCGCGCCTTCGCCACCGGGTGCCCTCTGCCTGCTCTCGCCCGTGCCATCCTCGCGCAGCTGTCCAACGGCCCGGAGGCTTAG
- a CDS encoding alcohol dehydrogenase catalytic domain-containing protein, with product MHAIYIICLKGPAFVEAVEVDEPTAGAESVVIDVHVAGVTFPEVAQSHGEYHLQRVLPFIPGTEVAGTVRSAPSDSGLRAWQRVAAFPGIGGYAATVAVPPTAAVFPLPDNVSFRAGAALPMNYLTMHFALVRRAHLKPGESVLMHGTAGGVGTAAVQLAAALDARVIAVVSEPGKLTAARAVGADEVVWLAASRTLCGS from the coding sequence ATGCACGCCATCTACATCATCTGCCTCAAGGGCCCCGCCTTCGTAGAGGCCGTCGAAGTCGATGAACCGACGGCCGGTGCCGAGTCGGTCGTCATCGATGTGCATGTCGCCGGCGTGACATTTCCGGAGGTTGCGCAGAGCCACGGTGAGTACCACCTGCAGCGGGTTCTGCCCTTCATCCCGGGCACGGAGGTCGCCGGGACCGTCCGGTCCGCGCCCTCGGACAGCGGCCTGAGGGCCTGGCAGCGGGTCGCGGCCTTCCCCGGAATCGGCGGGTACGCCGCGACGGTGGCCGTCCCGCCGACGGCGGCGGTCTTCCCGCTTCCCGACAACGTGTCCTTCCGTGCGGGCGCGGCCCTGCCCATGAACTATCTGACCATGCACTTCGCCCTGGTGCGCCGGGCGCACCTGAAACCGGGTGAATCGGTTTTGATGCACGGTACAGCTGGCGGGGTCGGCACCGCTGCTGTGCAGTTGGCCGCCGCGCTGGATGCCAGGGTGATCGCGGTCGTGTCCGAACCGGGCAAACTTACTGCGGCGAGGGCTGTCGGCGCCGACGAGGTCGTTTGGCTGGCGGCTTCGAGGACGCTGTGCGGGAGCTGA
- a CDS encoding nuclear transport factor 2 family protein encodes MTGRDVTLHHLHSDGERGIVEATVTATLANGNHCANDYCFGLELRNGLIHRVREYAGTARGHRMVFGDLPQQ; translated from the coding sequence GTGACCGGCCGTGACGTCACCCTCCACCACCTCCACTCCGACGGCGAACGAGGAATCGTGGAGGCGACCGTGACGGCGACGCTCGCCAACGGCAACCACTGCGCCAACGACTACTGCTTCGGCCTCGAACTCCGGAACGGACTGATCCACCGAGTCCGCGAGTACGCGGGCACAGCGCGCGGGCACCGCATGGTCTTCGGCGACCTTCCGCAGCAGTGA
- a CDS encoding GAF and ANTAR domain-containing protein, whose product MDHDHHVAAWQRLGAAVFTDGFTLTTACRACADDLDADFAGTTLITAGELRLLAGATDERARLVEDAQLVTGEGPCIDAYTHREPVDITDLQHAHTRWPAYAPIACEQGARSVLALPLTVGSLTIGALDLYRCTPAPFTPEQQARAGAYARIIALLALDEHPHLLTTANRPPQRGPQGYPPTVHIAAGILAAKYGLTPDDALARLRAHSFRRSQPLLHTAQHVLDHQSLD is encoded by the coding sequence ATGGACCATGATCATCACGTCGCGGCGTGGCAGCGCCTCGGCGCCGCCGTCTTCACCGACGGCTTCACCCTCACCACCGCCTGCCGGGCCTGCGCCGACGACCTGGACGCCGACTTCGCCGGCACCACCCTGATCACCGCCGGAGAGCTGCGCCTGCTGGCCGGCGCCACCGACGAACGCGCCCGCCTGGTCGAAGACGCCCAGCTCGTCACCGGCGAAGGCCCGTGCATCGACGCCTACACCCACCGCGAACCCGTCGACATCACCGACCTGCAGCACGCACACACCCGATGGCCCGCCTACGCCCCCATCGCCTGCGAACAAGGCGCCCGCAGCGTCCTGGCCCTGCCCCTGACCGTCGGCAGCCTGACCATCGGCGCCCTGGACCTCTACCGCTGCACCCCCGCCCCCTTCACCCCTGAACAACAAGCCCGAGCCGGCGCCTACGCCCGCATCATCGCCCTCCTCGCCCTCGACGAACACCCCCACCTGCTCACCACCGCAAACCGCCCGCCCCAGCGCGGCCCCCAGGGCTACCCGCCCACCGTCCACATCGCCGCCGGAATCCTCGCCGCCAAGTACGGCCTCACCCCCGACGACGCCCTCGCCCGCCTCCGCGCCCACTCCTTCCGCCGCAGCCAGCCCCTCCTCCACACCGCCCAGCACGTCCTGGACCACCAAAGCCTCGACTAG
- a CDS encoding GAF and ANTAR domain-containing protein produces MTREEHLLAAMVEAVDTLVDDFDLIDFLHQLCDRCNQLLDVTAVGVMLADPDGRLQVIAASDEHTRLLELFALQTDQGPCVECHRSGTPRLNVDLTSPVQTAAFPRFAARARQAGFTTTHALPMRLRQQSVGAMNLFDARAQDLSATDARVAQALADVATIAILQQRTIMYGNVERAQLRAALSSRIVIEQAKGVLAERWNTDLDTAFDALRRHARAHQLPLTRMCQQVIDGALDTTAIQRP; encoded by the coding sequence ATGACACGTGAGGAACACCTGCTGGCGGCCATGGTCGAGGCCGTCGACACCCTCGTCGACGACTTCGACCTGATCGACTTCCTGCACCAGCTCTGCGACCGCTGCAACCAGCTCCTGGACGTGACGGCCGTGGGCGTCATGCTCGCCGACCCCGACGGCAGGCTCCAGGTGATCGCCGCCTCGGACGAGCACACCCGGCTGCTGGAGCTGTTCGCCCTGCAGACCGACCAGGGCCCCTGCGTGGAATGCCACCGCAGCGGCACCCCCCGTCTGAACGTCGACCTCACTTCCCCCGTGCAGACCGCCGCGTTTCCGCGCTTCGCCGCCCGCGCCCGCCAGGCCGGCTTCACCACCACCCACGCCCTGCCCATGCGCCTGCGCCAGCAGTCCGTAGGCGCCATGAACCTCTTCGACGCCCGCGCACAGGACCTCAGCGCCACCGACGCCCGGGTGGCGCAGGCCCTCGCGGATGTGGCGACCATCGCCATCCTCCAGCAGCGCACCATCATGTACGGCAACGTCGAGCGGGCCCAGCTGCGGGCCGCCCTGTCCAGCCGCATCGTCATCGAGCAGGCCAAGGGCGTCCTCGCCGAACGCTGGAACACCGACCTCGACACCGCCTTCGACGCCCTCCGCCGCCACGCCCGCGCCCACCAGCTCCCTCTGACCAGGATGTGCCAGCAGGTCATCGACGGCGCCCTCGACACCACCGCCATCCAGCGCCCCTGA
- a CDS encoding GAF and ANTAR domain-containing protein, whose translation MGADRDVTAVLRHLAPSGAGTGLVGVDPQVCAQALDVDGVAVSVLAGNGLSEVLWCSEGASARLEELQFTLGQGPGPEVGVCCAPVVVPDLARVPAGRWPALLPEAAALGIGALFCFPLHIGSACLGTLTLQRTAPGPLADTTMTDAWLVANALTALLVKGGPQLDAFAAAEEGAEFYRAVVHQASGMVSVQAGVPVAQALLRLRAHAFRHGRPVTEVAEDVVARRLSFRDDGNGPATAAGEGTEGP comes from the coding sequence GTGGGTGCCGACCGTGACGTGACTGCTGTGCTGAGGCACCTGGCTCCCTCCGGCGCCGGTACGGGGCTGGTCGGTGTCGATCCGCAGGTGTGCGCCCAGGCGCTGGACGTGGACGGCGTCGCCGTCTCCGTGCTGGCCGGCAACGGTCTGAGCGAGGTGCTGTGGTGCTCCGAAGGCGCCAGTGCGCGGCTGGAGGAGTTGCAGTTCACGCTGGGCCAGGGCCCCGGCCCGGAGGTGGGGGTGTGCTGTGCGCCGGTTGTGGTGCCGGACCTGGCGCGGGTCCCGGCCGGGCGGTGGCCCGCACTGCTGCCCGAAGCCGCGGCGCTGGGCATCGGCGCACTCTTCTGCTTCCCGCTGCACATCGGTTCCGCGTGCCTGGGGACCTTGACGCTGCAGCGCACCGCGCCGGGCCCGCTGGCGGACACCACGATGACCGATGCGTGGCTGGTGGCCAACGCCCTGACCGCCCTCCTGGTCAAAGGCGGTCCGCAGCTGGACGCCTTCGCCGCCGCAGAAGAGGGGGCGGAGTTCTACCGGGCCGTCGTCCACCAGGCCAGCGGCATGGTCAGCGTGCAGGCCGGTGTGCCCGTGGCGCAGGCGCTGCTGCGCCTGCGCGCCCACGCCTTCCGCCACGGGCGCCCGGTGACCGAGGTCGCCGAGGACGTGGTGGCCCGCCGCTTGAGCTTTCGAGATGATGGAAACGGGCCGGCCACCGCTGCCGGTGAAGGGACTGAAGGGCCATGA
- a CDS encoding GAF and ANTAR domain-containing protein, translated as MTRPRAEAVALASRHVGRPHPARHLGEACRTALDDAYCVGLTLAADAALAQRASLCAAGPLAAQGETLQINLGEGPCVQALNQGSPVLADDLADPRTIRQWPVYAQQAQAHHIRAAFALPVLSGPAPAQQAGLVLTLYRDRPGPLSAAELHTAQLHADAAELLLLSAPVPAEDDLADAWLLPVEAVVHQATGVISYRHALTTGQALALLRAYAHSTDTDLTSLAHAIVHENLHLPDPPETDS; from the coding sequence GTGACCAGGCCCCGGGCGGAAGCCGTCGCCCTGGCCTCCCGCCACGTGGGCCGGCCCCACCCGGCCCGGCACCTCGGCGAAGCCTGCCGCACCGCCCTGGACGACGCCTACTGCGTGGGCCTGACGCTGGCGGCCGACGCCGCCCTGGCCCAACGGGCCTCCCTGTGCGCCGCCGGCCCTCTGGCAGCTCAGGGCGAGACCCTGCAGATCAACCTCGGCGAAGGCCCCTGCGTCCAGGCCCTGAACCAGGGCAGCCCGGTCCTCGCGGACGACCTCGCCGACCCCCGCACCATCCGCCAGTGGCCCGTCTACGCCCAGCAGGCCCAGGCGCACCATATCCGCGCCGCCTTCGCCCTGCCCGTCCTCAGCGGCCCCGCCCCCGCCCAGCAGGCCGGACTCGTGCTCACCCTCTACCGAGACCGGCCCGGCCCGCTTTCCGCAGCAGAGCTGCACACCGCCCAGCTGCATGCCGACGCCGCGGAACTCCTGCTCCTGAGCGCCCCCGTACCTGCCGAGGACGACCTTGCCGACGCCTGGCTCCTGCCCGTCGAAGCCGTCGTCCACCAGGCCACCGGCGTGATCAGCTACCGCCACGCCCTCACCACCGGGCAGGCCCTGGCCCTGCTGCGCGCCTACGCCCACTCCACCGACACCGACCTGACCAGCCTCGCCCACGCCATCGTCCACGAAAACCTGCACCTGCCCGACCCACCCGAGACAGACTCCTGA
- a CDS encoding STAS domain-containing protein yields the protein MRLPTYADALLRIWHTDDPPGLRLSGQIDLTNQTALMGQLLALNGAPADVTVDLREVTFLNFAALHALVSYAELLGAGRRLVLHTRAPVVGQMLLACGWDRPELRLPLLEEASDE from the coding sequence GTGCGCCTCCCCACTTACGCCGATGCGCTGCTGCGCATCTGGCACACCGATGACCCGCCGGGCCTGCGGCTGTCCGGCCAGATCGACCTGACCAACCAGACCGCGCTGATGGGCCAGCTGCTCGCCCTCAACGGAGCACCCGCCGATGTCACCGTGGACCTGCGCGAGGTGACGTTCTTGAACTTCGCCGCCCTGCACGCCCTGGTCTCCTACGCCGAACTGCTGGGGGCCGGCCGGCGCCTGGTCCTGCACACCCGCGCCCCCGTCGTCGGTCAGATGCTGCTGGCCTGCGGCTGGGACCGGCCCGAACTGCGCCTGCCCCTCCTGGAGGAGGCCAGCGATGAGTGA